A window of Bacillus sp. DX3.1 genomic DNA:
TATAGCGCTAGGTTGTACTATACTATTCGGATAGGTGTAGCGAATATGCATAATAAGGTGAAACTTTTCTTAGTAGGGGACTTCATCCCCCGCTGAAAAGTAGCCCTGACCAATCGGGCTTTTATCCTGAACGGACAGGCAATAAGAGTTCAATTGTTTTGAGCGAAAGAAAAAGCGTCATCATGACGCTTCTTTTCTAAAAAATACTCCATCCTTCTTGCGCAGAAAGTAGTTCTAATAGTTTAAAGCCAGCGATACTATTTCCGTTTGCGTCTAAAGCTGGTCCGAAAATACCGATACCTATTTCACCTTTTACACAGCCAAAAATCCCACCAGATACACCACTTTTTGCAGGAATTCCAACGCGAATTGCAAACTCACCAGATTCGTTGTACATGCCGCATGTTACCATAAATGTTTTACAAATTTTTGTGATGTGTTCTGGGATAATTTGTTTTTTCTGATACGGGTCGTAACCGTCCATTGCAAAAATTAAACCGATGCGTGCTAAGTCAATACAATTTACTTCAATTGCACATTGACGTGTGTATAAGTCCATTAGTTCTTCGATATCTCCATCGATAATGCCATTTTGCTTCATATAGTAACAAAGAGAACGGTTTAAGAAAGCAGTTTCTAGTTCAGAAATGGCAACTTTTGAAGAGTAATTAATTGAAGGGTTGTCTGTAATATCACGTACAAAGCGGAGAATGCGTTCCATCTTTTCTTCATTACTATCTCCTGTAATCATACTTGTAACTGCTAATGCACCTGCGTTAATCATCGGATTAAGTGGTTTAGAAGAGCTTGTTGTTTCTAATTTAATAATAGAGTTGAATGGATCACCAGTTGGCTCCATTCCGACTTTAGAAAATAAATATTCTTCACCACGGTCTAGAAGGGCAAGAGCAAGTGTAATTACTTTTGAAATGCTTTGAAGAGTAAAGGGTGTTTGTGAGCTGCCAGCATGGACATAATCCTTATCTTTATGATAAATAGCAATCCCTAAATCGTCTGGATTTGCATTTCCTAGTTCGGGGATATAAGTAGCAAGTTTACCTTTTTGTGTGTATGGTTTTACTTTGTTTAACAACTGTTGTAAGTTGTTTGTCTCGACGCACTGCATAGTACCAACGCTCCTATTTCTTTATCACTAAGTGTACTGTTCCCAATAAACTCGGAAATAAATAATAACATGAAAAAGTGGAATGATAAAATAAAACTTCGATGTAGCACGTAACAGCCTAATTGATGTAACGAATGATTAGTGAGGGATGAAGCGCCCCGTTAGTGAAAATTTCACGTTATCTCATGTGAATGAGCAGTACGTTTTTTACTTTGAAATGGTAAAGAATGAAAGAAGAAAAATAGAGGGTATATTTCACTTTATATTTATAATTTTCCTTATAATACATACTGTTACAAAGATAAATTCCCACAAAAATTTCGTAAATAAAAACTACACATCTATACAACTATATGTTATTATTGTGTAACAGAAAGCGTTTTCTTAATTTAATTTATTGGTAACGATTTCATAAATTTGAATAGGGGGAATTAAAATGTTGCAGTTTTTACAACGTATTGGTAAAGCGTTAATGCTTCCAATCGCAGTATTACCAGCAGCAGGGTTATTACTTCGTTTAGGTCAACCTGATGTGTTTGATATTCCTGTTATGGCACAAGCCGGCGCAGCAATTTTTGATAACTTAGCACTTATTTTTGCAATTGGTATTGCGATTGGTTTATCTGTTGATGGTAGCGGTGCAGCAGGTCTTGCGGGGGCGATTGGTTACCTTGTAATGAAAAATAGTATTAATGCACTTAGTACAGGATATTCAACTGTAGAATTACAAGATAAATTAGGGAAAGTTCAAGATTTGATTGGCACAAGTGCTAATTTGGATCCGTCTAAACTCGCAGACACAATGACACAAGTATCAAAAGCGGCCGAGTTATCGACGAAAGTTGATATGAAAGTATTAGGCGGTATTATTGTAGGTATTATTGCAGGATTACTATATAATAAGTTTCATAAAATTAAGCTTCCAGAATGGTTAGGATTCTTTGCTGGAAAACGTTTCGTTCCAATTATTACATCTGTTGTGATGTTATTATTAGGAATTGTATTTGCACAAATTTGGCCAACAATTCAAAATGGTATTGATGCATTGGCCCATGGTATTGTTAATCTAGATGCAGTAGGTGCAGGTCTTTTTGGATTCTTAAACCGTTTATTAATTCCAATCGGTTTACACCATGTAATGAACACATATTTCTGGTTCGTATTTGGTGACTTTACAAATGCAGCAGGAAATGTTGTCAATGGTGATATTGCACGTTTCCTTGCGGGTGATAAATCAGCGGGTATGTTCATGACTGGCTTCTTCCCAGTAATGATGTTTGGTCTACCAGCAGCATGTTTCGCAATGATTGCAGCTGCTAAGCCAGAAAAACGTAAAGCTGTTACAGGTATGTTAGCAGGTCTTGCATTGACTTCTTTTTTAACAGGTATTACAGAACCAATTGAATTCTCATTTATGTTCTTATCACCGTTTTTATATGGTGTCCATGCTGTATTAACAGGTATTTCTTTATTTGTAACAACAACACTGGGCATTCATGACGGTTTCACATTTAGTGCAGGTGCGATTGATTACGGATTAAACTTTGGTATCGCAACAAAACCATTATTATTAGCGGGTATCGGCTTAATTTACGCAGCCATTTACTTCTTTGTATTCTATTTCTTAATTAAGAAATTCAACTTAAAAACACCAGGTCGTGAAGATGATGATGAGCTAGTAGAAGACGGAGATGCACCAGTTGCAGGATCTATTGGTGAAACTTACGTAGCGGCATTAGGCGGAAAAGAAAACTTAGCAGTTATCGATAACTGTGCAACTCGTTTACGTCTACAAGTAAAAGATGCAACCTTAGTAAATGAACCAGCATTAAAACGTGCAGGTGCAAAAGGTGTTATGAAATTAAGTAATACAAGTGTACAGGTAATCGTTGGTACAAACGTTGAATCTGTAGCTGATGATATGAAAAAACACGTATAATTTACATTGAAAGAGGATGTCCTAAAAGATCGACGAAATCGGTCCTTTAGATGACATTCTCTTTTTTTTGTTTAAAAATTCCAATGACAATCTTACTTTTGGAAATTTTCTTTTTCTTTTTTTTACATATCGATTGGTAATATGTTCATCACATGATACAGTAAGGATGACATAAAATGAAATTCCTATTATTAGGAAAGAAAAGACTATGGAATGTGGTCATTGAAGCGATTGAATAACGGTAAATAAGGGAAAAAGCAATTATGAAATAAAGAAAGGGTAATGTCGGTATGAAGTCTCAAAAACCGATTATATACATAAAAAGAACAGTCATTTTTAGTGTGTTGTTCGCACTTGTATATTTCGGATATACAAAAATTATTTCGCATAATAAAAAAGAGAATGAGTTAAAAGTAGCAACAGAGATAAAAAAAGAAACGGTACAAAAGCAACCGGAAAAACCTGCAGAGCAATCACAACAAGCTCACGAGGCAGAACAGCCTGTTGAAGAAGGACCGCCACAAGAAATTAACGAAAATGCACAATTAGATGAGTATTTAAAGAGCAAAAATTTTAGTGGAACAGCAGTTGTTGTGAAAAACGGAAAAGTACTTCTGAATAAAGGATATGGACTTGCAAATAGAGAGAAAAATGTACCAAATAATTCAGATACAACATTCTACATTGGTTCAATTACAAAAGCCTTTGTAGCAACAGCTATTATGCAGTTAAAAGATCAAAATAAACTTCAAACAGAGGATACGGTAGCGAAATATATTCCTGATTTTCCACAAGGTGGTGAAATCAAATTAGCTCATCTTTTGACACATACGTCTGGTATTCCGGAATATGAGGCAGGAGCAGACCAAATTTCTCATGATGAGTTATTGAAGCGGATTGGACAACAAAAACGTTTATTTAATCCAGGGGCAAAATGGAAGTATTCTGATTCCAATTACTCAGTACTTGCGTATATTGCGGAGAAGGTTAGTGGACAACCGTTAGAAGAATATATTAAACAGCATATTTTTAATGTCATAGGCATGAAGCATTCAGGTTTTGGTACGGAATTAGAGCAAACAAAGTATCCTTCTACTGGTTATAAAATAAAAAATAATAATATGACAACACCCGCTATTCCAAGTATGTCACAATTGTACGGATGCGGTGATATATATACAACTGCAAACGACTTATACTTATTTAATGAAGCGTTATTTTCAGGAAAATTAATTTCAAAAGAAAGTTATAATCAAATGTTTACAGGGGGTAAAAAAGACTACGGATTCGGGTGGTATGTGAATCCGGGAAGTTACACTAATCATGGTGTAATGCCGGGATGGAACTGTTTAAACGGTTTTAGCAAAAACGGAAGTGTACATGTTGTTTTATTATCTAATATTCAAAATAACATTAAATCATTTGGTTCAGTGAATAATGACATTTATATGATGTTGCAGCAGATTGAAGTGTAGAAGGCTATCTTTTGAGATAGTCTTTTTATTATTTCAACCGAGAAGACCCCCTCCTCTAAACGAAGTGAAGTTGGGGGTAGTTCAATGGAAAAGTATTAGAGTTGACACCAAACTAAGTTGTAACTATAATTATTACAACAAGAATGATAAAGGAGAAGTTATTATGACATTAAAAATAAAAGTTTATTCGGATTATGTTTGTCCGTTTTGTTTTTTAGGAGAACAACCACTGCAAGAAGCAATTCAAGGAAAAGATGTAGAAGTAGAATGGATGCCGTTTGAATTAAGACCATATCCAGCGGAGCGAATTGATCCATGGAATGAGCCAGATAAATTAGGAATGTTCCAAAGTACAATTATACCGTGGGCAGAGCAAATGGGAGTTGATATGAAACTGCCTCGACTTTCACCGCATCCTTATACACATACTGCATTTGAAGGATATCAATTTGCGAAAGAACATGGAAAAGGAAATGAATATCAGCACTGTGTATTTACGGCATTTTTCCAAGAAGAACGAAATATTGGTGAAATTGATGTGCTAGTAGAAATTGCTGGAGAAGTCGGATTAAATCAAGATAAATTTAAAAAAGCATTAGAAGATCGTACCTATAAAGCTGCTCATGAAAAAGCTGTACATCATGCGTACTATGAACAGGGTGTACAAGCTGTACCGACATTTATTATTGGCGATAGCGTTGTACAAGGTGTCAAAGATAAAAAAGCGTTAGAAGCAGTGATTGAACAAGAATTGAAAAAAGAAACGGCAACTATTTCAGAAGGAATGACATGCAACATAGATGGTTGTGAGTGATGGAAAAGCAGGTGCTAATAGCATCTGCTTTTTTGTTGCGTTCTGATGAATTATAATTATTTCAATAAAGTGAAACTTTAATCAGTGGGAGTATTACTGCCCGCAAATAGCGGGGGAAATTAGGATTAATTTGTAGATGAGCGTTGCCACTTCTTTGTGTTCAAGCTTATGTATATAGCGAAAACAAAAAGAGGAGGCGCTTGAAATGAAGTATGTCATCACACCGCGATATTTACCTGTCCCAAGTAAAAGGCGTTCTGGATTACAAATGGAGAAAGTTGCTTTTGTGGTCGCGCATGATACAGGAAATCCGAATGCAACAGCTGCTCAAAATGTATTGTATTATGAAAGATCCTGTAATGAGATGAGTGCATCTGCACATCTATTTGTTGATGATCGGGACATTATTGAATGTATACCAGCGTTAACAGCTAAGCCTGAAAAGGCATGGCATGTTAGATACGATGTCCCAGGTGATAATAACCGCTTTGGGCAGAATGCAAATGATGCAGCAATCGGAGTGGAGCTTTGCTATGGCACAAGTGGGAAGATTGATAATGAAGAAGCATACACGCGATATGTATCGGTAATTGCGTATATTTGTAATAGATTTTCTTTGCATCCTTCCGTCAGTTTAATTAGTCATAAAGAGCTAGACCCTTCGCGGAGAGAGGATCCACATACAGCTTTTGCCTACATGGGAAAGTCATGGGGAGAATTTGTGCAAGATGTAATGCGAGAATTTGAAGGAACATCCCCAGCAGTAACAGTACGTACAGGCATAGTTGAAATTGTAGCAGACTCTTTAAATGTTAGAAAAGAAGCAAGCTTCACCGCGCGAATTGTAAAAGTTGTGCATAAAGGAGAACGCTATCAAGTATTCGGGGAAGAAAACGGCTTATATTGTGTTGGAACGAATGAATGGATTAGCACAAATTCACAATATGTGAAATTCCTTTCAGGTTCACAGCAAGTAGCCAATGAGCGTGTTAGAGTAGTCGAGATTGTAGCAGATTCATTATATGTAAGAAGCGCCCCTAGTTTTAACGCGCGAATTGTAAAGGTTGTGCACAAAGGAGAAAGCTACAAGGTGTATGGGGAAGAAAACGGTTTGTATTGCGTAGGAACAGATGAATGGATTAGTGCAAATTCAAAATATGTAAAGTGAAACTTTGATCAGTGGGGGGGCTTTATCCCCCACTGATCATTAGCCTTCACCAATCGGGCTTTTATGGGCAGTTTATCCCCCACTTAACCTCTTTGCTTTTTGCTGAACTTTGAGGTGGGGATATTACTGCCCGTTAATGCGGGGTAAAAGGTATTTCCAATTAATAATGAAAAAAGTGTGCCAAACAGGCACACTTTTTTACTATTCTGTTTCAAAATGACTATAACAGAATAGTAAGTAAGGGTATTACAGTTTACAACGGGTATGACTCTTCAAACTACATAATATAATTCTTTTATTATAATATAAAAAAATACAATTAATTAAAGGGTAAATTTAGTAGATTTTTAAATGATGTTAATACTATGTGAATAGTGGTTTGCTCAACATTTCACAAATGTGTCACAACTATCTCATTCACTTTTCAAAAAAAGTAGTATCCTAAATGTATAAGCTGTTATATAAAAATTCTTAGTCCTGTACTAATCAAAAATGGAGGAGATTAGGATGACTCAAGTAATAGAAACTGTAAAAAAAGCATGGACAAACTTTAAAGGTGAAAAATGGAAAGCAGAGATTGATGTTCGCGATTTCATTTTAAATAATGTAAACGTTTACGAAGGTGATGAGGCCTTCTTAACTGGTGCAACAGAAGCAACGAAACAACTTTGGGATCAAGTAATGGATTTAACAGAACAAGAACGCGATAATGGTGGCGTTCTTGATATGGATACAAAAATTGTTTCTTCTATTACATCACATGACCCAGGATACTTAAATAAAGATATTGAAACAGTAGTTGGTTTCCAAACTGACAAACCATTCAAACGTTCTTTACAACCATACGGTGGTATTCGTATGGCAGAGCAAGCTTGTGAAGCTTACGGATATGAAATGGATAAAGAACTGAGCCGTATTTTCAGAGAATGGCGTAAAACGCATAACCAAGGTGTATTTGATGCATATACTCCGGAAATGAAATTGGCTCGTAAATCAGGTGTTATTACTGGTCTTCCAGATGCATATGGCCGTGGTCGTATTATCGGTGATTATCGCCGCGTTGCATTATACGGTGTAGATCGTTTAATCGAAGCAAAAAAAGTAGATTTGAATTTAACTGGCGGTGTAATGAGCGAGGATACAATGCGTCTACGTGAAGAGTTATCTGAGCAAATGCGCGCACTTCAAGAACTAAAACAAATGGCAGCTTCTCACGGTTTTGATATTTCTAAACCAGCAACAAATGCACAGGAAGCATTCCAATGGTTATACTTTGCATATCTTGCAGCAATTAAAGAACAAAATGGGGCAGCAATGAGCCTTGGTCGTACTTCTACATTCTTAGATATCTTCATTGAAAGAGATATCGAAAACGGTACTTTAACAGAAGAAGCGGCACAAGAAATTGTGGATCACTTCATTATGAAGTTACGTCTTGTAAAATTTGCAAGAACACCTGATTACAATGAATTATTCTCTGGTGACCCAACTTGGGTAACAGAATCTATCGGTGGTATGGCACTTGATGGTCGTCCATTAGTAACGAAAAACTCATTCCGTTTCTTGCACACATTAGATAATTTAGGTCCAGCACCAGAGCCAAACTTAACAGTTCTTTGGTCTAAACAATTACCACAGAATTTTAAAAACTACTGTGCGAAAATGTCTATTAATACATCTGCGATTCAATATGAAAATGATGACATTATGCGCCCAGAGTACGGCGATGACTATGGTATTGCTTGCTGCGTATCTGCAATGAGAATTGGTAAACAAATGCAATTCTTCGGAGCACGTGCAAACTTAGCAAAAGCGTTATTATACGCAATTAACGGCGGTAAAGATGAAAAATCAAAAGCGCAAATTGGACCTGAATTTGCACCAATTACTGCTGAAGTATTAGATTACGAGGAAGTTATGCGTAAATTCGATATGACAATGGAATGGTTAGCAGGTCTATACTTAAATACATTAAATGTAATTCATTACATGCATGATAAATATAGCTATGAACGTATTGAAATGGCACTTCATGATACTGATGTTCTTCGTACAATGGCAACAGGTATCGCTGGCTTATCTGTAGTAGCCGATTCTTTAAGTGCAATTAAATACGCAAAAGTAAAACCAATTCGTGATGAAAATGGCATTGCAGTTGATTTTGAAATCGAAGGTGATTTCCCTAAATACGGTAATAATGATGACCGTGTAGATGAAATTGCAGTAAGTCTTGTAAAAACATTTATGAACAAGCTTCGCAAACATAAAACATACCGTAATTCTGTTCATACAATGTCAATCTTAACGATCACATCTAACGTAGTGTATGGTAAGAAAACAGGTAACACACCAGATGGTCGTCGTACTGGTGAGCCATTTGCACCAGGGGCAAACCCAATGCATGGTCGTGATACAAAAGGTGCATTAGCATCACTATTATCTGTTGCGAAATTACCATATGAAGATGCGCAAGATGGTATCTCTAACACATTCTCTATCATTCCAAAAGCACTTGGTAAAGAAGAAGATGTACAAGTACGAAACTTAGTATCTATGCTAGATGGATATGCAGTTAAAGAAGGACATCACTTAAATATTAACGTATTTAATCGTGAAACATTAATGGATGCAATGGAACATCCTGAGAAATATCCACAATTAACAATTCGTGTATCTGGTTACGCTGTTAACTTCATTAAGTTAACTCGTGAACAACAAATTGATGTAATTAACCGTACAATGCATGAAAGCATGTAAGTAAAAAGTTTCCCTCTATTTTTAATAAAAATAGAGGGAGGCTGTTTCAATAGAGGAGGAAGTAACATGGTAAAAGGAAGAATTCATTCTGTAGAGTCTTGTGGTACTGTCGATGGCCCAGGAATTCGTTATGTAATATTTACACAAGGGTGTTTATTACGCTGTCAATATTGTCATAATGCTGATACGTGGGAAATTGGTAAAGGAAAAGAAATAACAGTTGAAGAAGTGATGCAGGATATTACATGTTACCTTCCCTTTATTGAAGCTTCTGATGGGGGCATTACGGTCAGTGGTGGGGAACCATTACTGCAGTTAGAATTTTTGACTGAGCTGTTTAAAAAATGTAAAGAAGTCGGTATTCATACGACAATCGATTCTTCAGGAGGATGCTATTCTGAAGAGCCAGAGTTCCAAAGAAAATTAGATATTTTAATGGACTATACAGATTTAGTTTTATTAGATTTAAAACATATCGATTCCAAGAAACATCGTAAATTAACAGGTAAGCCGAATGAACATATTCTACAATTTGCTCGTTATTTATCTGAGAAACAGAAGCCGATATGGGTGCGACATGTATTAGTTCCTGGTGTTACAGATAGTGAAGATGACTTACAAAGATTATCTAGCTTCATCCAAAGTCTTTCTAACGTAAAGAAAGTCGAAGTCTTACCATATCATAAGCTTGGTGTATATAAATGGGAAGCTCTTGGACATAAATATCCTCTTGAAGGAGTACAGCCTCCAACAGAAAAAAGTGTTCAAAATGCAAAGCATATTTTACAAGCAGTCTAATCCGAATTCTGGATTAGGCTTTTTGTTTTCTTCTAGTGCATGTTCAAAAAGGAGGATAAAGAGAGCCGAGCAGTTCGAGGCGCGGAAGCCAGGAGGATACGGAGTGTAGATTATATTACATGAATACCGGAGTGGCGACGTAACGAAGAAAAGAGTATACTGAAAGTGGAATATCCATATTTTTGTAAAGAAGCAAATGAATAACTTTACATAATTGTAAAGGGAAAACCAAATAGTAACAAGAATTAAGAAGTAGTACAATGAGTATCATTGAGTAAGGATCATTTGTAAGTTATTGCGAAAGCTCTTATAGGAAAGTATAATATAAAGATATGAGTACAGATAGGATTAAGGGGTCAATCTTATATGTTTTGCATATCCACGACAGGTACATAGCTAACATGAAAGTGTTGGAATCCAAACATGTAATTTTTTAAGGAAAATGTTTTTCCTATTGTCGTATATGCAATATGGAAGAGCGAAAAAGCTAGGAGTGGATTTGTTTGATAAAAAACCCCAAGGTATTAATATTAACTGCACATTACGGCAATGGTCATGTGCAAGTAGCCAAAACATTAGCACAAACATTTCGACAAAAAGGAATTGAAGATGTGATCGTATGTGACCTGTTTGGAGAGTCACATCCTGTCATAACGGATATTACAAAATATTTATATTTAAAAAGTTATACAATAGGTAAAGAACTGTATCGCTTATTTTATTACGGTGTAGAAAAGATTTATGATAAGAAAATTGCATCGTGGTATGCGAATTTTGGGAGAAAACGTTTAAAAGCACTATTACATGCGGAAAAACCAGATATTGTTATTAATACATTTCCAATTATTGCAGTACCAGAATTGAAAAAACAAACAGGTTTTTCAATTCCTGTTTATAATGTGTTAACAGATTTCTGTTTGCATAAAATATGGATTCATCGTGAAGTAGATCGTTACTTTGTCGCAACAGATTATGTGAAAAAAGTTATGGTTGAAATTGGTGTGCCTTCAGAGCAAATTGTAGAAACAGGGATTCCAATTCGTAAAAACTTTGAATCAATCATTAATCCAGAAATCCTGTATAATAAATATCATTTATCGCGTGAGAAAAAGATTTTACTTATTGTAGCAGGTGCCCATGGCGTATTAGGAAATGTGAAGGAATTATGTCAATCCTTTATGTCGGTTCCTAATCTTCAAACAGCTGTTGTCTGTGGGAAAAATGAAACTTTAAAACAAGAGTTGTTAGAACTACAGGAACAGAATCCTGAGGCATTAAAAGTATTTGGTTATGTAGAGAACATCGATGAGTTATTTCGTATTACCTCTTGTATGATTACGAAGCCAGGTGGCATTACATTAAGCGAAGCTGCAGCTTTACAGGTACCTGTCATTTTATATAAACCAGTACCAGGACAAGAAAATGAAAATGCGATATATTTTGAAAAAAAAGGAGCTGCGGTTGTTATTCGCGAAGATGATGATGTTTTTGCGAAAACAAAAGCATTATTACAAGATGATATGAGGCTCTTACAAATGAAAGAAGCAATAAAAAGCATTTATCGTCCAGAGCCAGCTTGCCATATCGTGGATGCGATTTTGGAAGAAAATCATGTACAGGTTAATCATATGCCAATTAAATCACAGGCTCTTGCACAATCTTTTACGTAATATGAAGCCCTCTTTACTGTTTTGAAAGAGGGTTTTTTTCTGTTTTATCCCGCTATTCGCGGGCAGTGACCTCCCCATTGATTAAAGGTTCACTTTGTTATGGTGGTAATATCAGAAAGAGAGTGCACATTGGACAGGTAACAGAACTCGCTTACTCAGGGAAGTGTCACTTTATCCACAAAAGAATACGCTTGCAATAGATGGTAAAATCGAAATATTAACAATGTTATCCACATTGTCCACAATTTTCAGAAAACATATCCACAAATCGAACAGTATATATGTGATTAAATTCTTATATATCCAAAAGGATGAATTAATTTATACACAATTCTATTAATTCTGTGGATAAAGTTTTCCACAGAAAAATGCCCCTTCCGAAGAAGGGACATACCTTTATCCTGTACTAATGGGCAGTAAAATCCCGACTGATTAAAGTTTCACTTTATGATTATATGCTTTTTGAACGGTAGCCCCCTGCGCGATCTGCTTGCTTGAATGCTCGTTGATAGAGAACTTCTTGTGTACTAGATAATTTCTTTCTTGCTTT
This region includes:
- the glsA gene encoding glutaminase A; protein product: MQCVETNNLQQLLNKVKPYTQKGKLATYIPELGNANPDDLGIAIYHKDKDYVHAGSSQTPFTLQSISKVITLALALLDRGEEYLFSKVGMEPTGDPFNSIIKLETTSSSKPLNPMINAGALAVTSMITGDSNEEKMERILRFVRDITDNPSINYSSKVAISELETAFLNRSLCYYMKQNGIIDGDIEELMDLYTRQCAIEVNCIDLARIGLIFAMDGYDPYQKKQIIPEHITKICKTFMVTCGMYNESGEFAIRVGIPAKSGVSGGIFGCVKGEIGIGIFGPALDANGNSIAGFKLLELLSAQEGWSIF
- the nagE gene encoding N-acetylglucosamine-specific PTS transporter subunit IIBC, whose translation is MLQFLQRIGKALMLPIAVLPAAGLLLRLGQPDVFDIPVMAQAGAAIFDNLALIFAIGIAIGLSVDGSGAAGLAGAIGYLVMKNSINALSTGYSTVELQDKLGKVQDLIGTSANLDPSKLADTMTQVSKAAELSTKVDMKVLGGIIVGIIAGLLYNKFHKIKLPEWLGFFAGKRFVPIITSVVMLLLGIVFAQIWPTIQNGIDALAHGIVNLDAVGAGLFGFLNRLLIPIGLHHVMNTYFWFVFGDFTNAAGNVVNGDIARFLAGDKSAGMFMTGFFPVMMFGLPAACFAMIAAAKPEKRKAVTGMLAGLALTSFLTGITEPIEFSFMFLSPFLYGVHAVLTGISLFVTTTLGIHDGFTFSAGAIDYGLNFGIATKPLLLAGIGLIYAAIYFFVFYFLIKKFNLKTPGREDDDELVEDGDAPVAGSIGETYVAALGGKENLAVIDNCATRLRLQVKDATLVNEPALKRAGAKGVMKLSNTSVQVIVGTNVESVADDMKKHV
- a CDS encoding serine hydrolase domain-containing protein, which codes for MKSQKPIIYIKRTVIFSVLFALVYFGYTKIISHNKKENELKVATEIKKETVQKQPEKPAEQSQQAHEAEQPVEEGPPQEINENAQLDEYLKSKNFSGTAVVVKNGKVLLNKGYGLANREKNVPNNSDTTFYIGSITKAFVATAIMQLKDQNKLQTEDTVAKYIPDFPQGGEIKLAHLLTHTSGIPEYEAGADQISHDELLKRIGQQKRLFNPGAKWKYSDSNYSVLAYIAEKVSGQPLEEYIKQHIFNVIGMKHSGFGTELEQTKYPSTGYKIKNNNMTTPAIPSMSQLYGCGDIYTTANDLYLFNEALFSGKLISKESYNQMFTGGKKDYGFGWYVNPGSYTNHGVMPGWNCLNGFSKNGSVHVVLLSNIQNNIKSFGSVNNDIYMMLQQIEV
- a CDS encoding DsbA family protein → MTLKIKVYSDYVCPFCFLGEQPLQEAIQGKDVEVEWMPFELRPYPAERIDPWNEPDKLGMFQSTIIPWAEQMGVDMKLPRLSPHPYTHTAFEGYQFAKEHGKGNEYQHCVFTAFFQEERNIGEIDVLVEIAGEVGLNQDKFKKALEDRTYKAAHEKAVHHAYYEQGVQAVPTFIIGDSVVQGVKDKKALEAVIEQELKKETATISEGMTCNIDGCE
- a CDS encoding N-acetylmuramoyl-L-alanine amidase encodes the protein MKYVITPRYLPVPSKRRSGLQMEKVAFVVAHDTGNPNATAAQNVLYYERSCNEMSASAHLFVDDRDIIECIPALTAKPEKAWHVRYDVPGDNNRFGQNANDAAIGVELCYGTSGKIDNEEAYTRYVSVIAYICNRFSLHPSVSLISHKELDPSRREDPHTAFAYMGKSWGEFVQDVMREFEGTSPAVTVRTGIVEIVADSLNVRKEASFTARIVKVVHKGERYQVFGEENGLYCVGTNEWISTNSQYVKFLSGSQQVANERVRVVEIVADSLYVRSAPSFNARIVKVVHKGESYKVYGEENGLYCVGTDEWISANSKYVK
- the pflB gene encoding formate C-acetyltransferase, with product MTQVIETVKKAWTNFKGEKWKAEIDVRDFILNNVNVYEGDEAFLTGATEATKQLWDQVMDLTEQERDNGGVLDMDTKIVSSITSHDPGYLNKDIETVVGFQTDKPFKRSLQPYGGIRMAEQACEAYGYEMDKELSRIFREWRKTHNQGVFDAYTPEMKLARKSGVITGLPDAYGRGRIIGDYRRVALYGVDRLIEAKKVDLNLTGGVMSEDTMRLREELSEQMRALQELKQMAASHGFDISKPATNAQEAFQWLYFAYLAAIKEQNGAAMSLGRTSTFLDIFIERDIENGTLTEEAAQEIVDHFIMKLRLVKFARTPDYNELFSGDPTWVTESIGGMALDGRPLVTKNSFRFLHTLDNLGPAPEPNLTVLWSKQLPQNFKNYCAKMSINTSAIQYENDDIMRPEYGDDYGIACCVSAMRIGKQMQFFGARANLAKALLYAINGGKDEKSKAQIGPEFAPITAEVLDYEEVMRKFDMTMEWLAGLYLNTLNVIHYMHDKYSYERIEMALHDTDVLRTMATGIAGLSVVADSLSAIKYAKVKPIRDENGIAVDFEIEGDFPKYGNNDDRVDEIAVSLVKTFMNKLRKHKTYRNSVHTMSILTITSNVVYGKKTGNTPDGRRTGEPFAPGANPMHGRDTKGALASLLSVAKLPYEDAQDGISNTFSIIPKALGKEEDVQVRNLVSMLDGYAVKEGHHLNINVFNRETLMDAMEHPEKYPQLTIRVSGYAVNFIKLTREQQIDVINRTMHESM
- the pflA gene encoding pyruvate formate-lyase-activating protein — its product is MVKGRIHSVESCGTVDGPGIRYVIFTQGCLLRCQYCHNADTWEIGKGKEITVEEVMQDITCYLPFIEASDGGITVSGGEPLLQLEFLTELFKKCKEVGIHTTIDSSGGCYSEEPEFQRKLDILMDYTDLVLLDLKHIDSKKHRKLTGKPNEHILQFARYLSEKQKPIWVRHVLVPGVTDSEDDLQRLSSFIQSLSNVKKVEVLPYHKLGVYKWEALGHKYPLEGVQPPTEKSVQNAKHILQAV
- a CDS encoding diglucosyl diacylglycerol synthase; translation: MIKNPKVLILTAHYGNGHVQVAKTLAQTFRQKGIEDVIVCDLFGESHPVITDITKYLYLKSYTIGKELYRLFYYGVEKIYDKKIASWYANFGRKRLKALLHAEKPDIVINTFPIIAVPELKKQTGFSIPVYNVLTDFCLHKIWIHREVDRYFVATDYVKKVMVEIGVPSEQIVETGIPIRKNFESIINPEILYNKYHLSREKKILLIVAGAHGVLGNVKELCQSFMSVPNLQTAVVCGKNETLKQELLELQEQNPEALKVFGYVENIDELFRITSCMITKPGGITLSEAAALQVPVILYKPVPGQENENAIYFEKKGAAVVIREDDDVFAKTKALLQDDMRLLQMKEAIKSIYRPEPACHIVDAILEENHVQVNHMPIKSQALAQSFT
- a CDS encoding YfhE family protein, which codes for MEKKRREKARKKLSSTQEVLYQRAFKQADRAGGYRSKSI